The Amycolatopsis sp. DG1A-15b genome contains the following window.
ACGGTCTTCGTTTCGCAGCGGCGGCGCGCCCGGCTTGCTCGCGGCGAGCAGTAGCTCGAGGTTGGTGCGCAGCGACGTCAGCGGCGTCCGGAGCTCGTGCCCCGCGTCCGCGACCAGCTGGCGCTGGCGTTCCTGCGAGTCCGCGACCGTGCCGAGCATGGTGTTGAAGGTCTGGGTGAGCCGCGCGAGTTCGTCGTCGCCGCTGACCGGGATGGGCCGCAGGTCGCCGGTCTTGGCGACGCGCTCGGCGGCCGACGTCAGCCGGTCGACCGGGCGCAGGCCGGTGCGGGCCACCGCGGTGCCCGCCGCCGCGGCGACCAGGATGCCGGCGCCGCCGATCAGGAAGAGCACCAGCGCGAGCTCGTTCAGCGTGCGCTTGGTCGGGCCCATCGACTGGGCCAGCACGATGGCCTCGCCGTGCCCGGTCGGCAGGGCGACCACGCGGCTGTCGGAGCGGAAGTCCGTCCGCAGCGACTCCGCCGAATCGCCGTTCGCGACGGCCAGCTCGTCCGGCCCGAACGGCGGCGGCGAGCTCGACAACGGGTACGTCATCACGGCGTGCTGGACGTCGGGCGCCGCGTTGAGCTGCCCGATCTGCAGGTCGGCGCTGGCCAGGAAGGCGCCGGGGACCTGCCGCAGCTCGGTCTGCACCTGCGGCGAGTTGGCCGCCGCCTGCGCGCGCGCCAGCAAGCTGTCGTCGAGCTGCTGGTAGAGGTTGCTGCGCACGACGATGTAGGCGCCGATCGACACCAGCGCGACGGCGCCGGCGACGCAGGCGGCGGCGAGCAGCGTCACCCGGCCGCGCAGCGAGAACCGGCGGGCTCCCCAGCGCGTGCCGCGGGGATCGCCCGGTTCGGTCACGGCGGGGTTTCCCTCAGGACGTACCCCACCCCCCGCACCGTGTGGATCAGCCTCGGCTCCCCCTCGGCCTCCGTCTTGCGGCGCAAGTAGCCGACGTAGACCTCCAGCGCGTTGCCCGACGTCGGGAAGTCGTAACCCCATACTTCCTCCAGGATCCGGCCACGCGTGAGGACGTGCTTCGGGTAGGAAAGGAACAGTTCCAGCAGGGCGAATTCGGTCCGGGTCAGGCTGATCTCACGGCCACCGCGGCGGACCTCCCGCGTGCCGGGGTCGAGGGTCAGGTCCGCGAAGGCCAGGGCCTCCGAGGCCTGGCCGTTCTGGCCCTCCGGGATGGCGCGGCGCAGCAGCGCCCGCAGCCGCGCGAGCAGCTCCTCGAGCGCGAAGGGCTTCGGCAGGTAGTCGTCGGCGCCGGCGTCCAGGCCGGACACCCGGTCGGAGACGGTGTCGCGCGCGGTGAGCACCAGGATCGGCAGGTCGTCGCCGGTGCTGCGCAGCCGGCGGGCGACCTCCAGGCCGTCGAGCCGGGGCATCATGACGTCCAGCACCATCGCGTCCGGCCGGTCGGCGATGATCGCCTCCAGGGCCTGCGCACCGTCACTGGCCAGCTGGACCTGGTAGCCGTTGAACTCCAGGGACCGCCGGAGCGACTCACGGACGGCGCGGTCGTCGTCCACCACAAGGATGCGCATGGCGCTAGTTTTACGCAGCGTGCTGAGACCCGCCTAAGAACACACGCAGAACTCACAAAGGATTTCTCACTCGGGACCGCGCGCGACCGGCGCGTTCCAGCGCCGCCAGAGCGCGATCATCCTGATGGAAACCACGACAGCGGCCGCGACGACGGTCACGAGCCCTTCCGGCAGTTGCACAGCGTGACCGACGGCGACGAGCACCGAGCCGGCCAGCGCGGCCACGGCGTAGATCTCCTTCCGCAGGACG
Protein-coding sequences here:
- a CDS encoding response regulator transcription factor, which produces MRILVVDDDRAVRESLRRSLEFNGYQVQLASDGAQALEAIIADRPDAMVLDVMMPRLDGLEVARRLRSTGDDLPILVLTARDTVSDRVSGLDAGADDYLPKPFALEELLARLRALLRRAIPEGQNGQASEALAFADLTLDPGTREVRRGGREISLTRTEFALLELFLSYPKHVLTRGRILEEVWGYDFPTSGNALEVYVGYLRRKTEAEGEPRLIHTVRGVGYVLRETPP
- a CDS encoding HAMP domain-containing sensor histidine kinase codes for the protein MTEPGDPRGTRWGARRFSLRGRVTLLAAACVAGAVALVSIGAYIVVRSNLYQQLDDSLLARAQAAANSPQVQTELRQVPGAFLASADLQIGQLNAAPDVQHAVMTYPLSSSPPPFGPDELAVANGDSAESLRTDFRSDSRVVALPTGHGEAIVLAQSMGPTKRTLNELALVLFLIGGAGILVAAAAGTAVARTGLRPVDRLTSAAERVAKTGDLRPIPVSGDDELARLTQTFNTMLGTVADSQERQRQLVADAGHELRTPLTSLRTNLELLLAASKPGAPPLRNEDRVDIIADISGQLDELTQLIGDLVELARQDEPRERFERVELLEVVERALDRARRRAGEINFDVSLQPWVLTGDNSSLERAVLNLLDNAVKFSPPDATVWVRLYPLGDGTAVVEVADAGPGIAEEDLPKVFDRFYRSSEARTLPGSGLGLAIVKHAAERHGGAVYASQAPEGGALMTIRLPGAPG